A DNA window from Theobroma cacao cultivar B97-61/B2 chromosome 5, Criollo_cocoa_genome_V2, whole genome shotgun sequence contains the following coding sequences:
- the LOC18597624 gene encoding uncharacterized protein LOC18597624 isoform X1 — protein MGKQGRSKAKPENLGKGKVTPVQVAFIVDRYLSDNNYPGTRSVFRNEASALISKSPVREAPKSLLSLGAMLDEYICLKEQKVMLEQEKARLEQEKCRVQTLLQGMQSVMNAYNASATASVPVIPHATATKSVAVVPQSDPCAGSPSALGPPVYGTPTVIPVSGPSNSRMEHDNYSSPVTSQPITRKKRSSEAVTEAPAAEKKTRSKLTSRKLTTQGTEKLPESENVMNSQVAAQLIPANQSSPPNSTSNTSTMHVSRVAKCLFNRPHLSPPTNSSGPKTPPQAVSPQSDKSMTPLGVSSTANGSHNNTPQEITPTNCTIISTERVTVSPLKQMTCYTIERNRCISSCSPVRTSLKRLGKRDHVKGRLDFDGSDAAVNVDKPVTNETSTSESEIDADIFDLDLPSLDAFGANFSFSELLVDLDLECEGIGYPCQPTLGPSADALSGSSHESGDGNLGAPQVMSEFSSTITKVFSEKDMNAQGPDSVTSVKSITKCVKILSPGNTPHTSTAIILRFIIWLCSGFSFFFFLKLQQKVEGVLQSNKIVLLRTDWFYHQDDPLADMSQCSTHWKQSLTTQYCFN, from the exons ATGGGGAAGCAAGGCAGATCCAAGGCGAAGCCCGAGAATCTCGGCAAAGGGAAAGTCACTCCAGTCCAAGTCGCATTCATCGTGGACCGTTACCTTTCCGATAATAACTACCCCGGAACCCGTTCCGTTTTCAGGAACGAAGCTTCTGCTCTCATCTCCAAGTCCCCCGTTCGAGAGGCGCCGAAGAGTTTGTTGAGTTTAGGGGCGATGCTAGACGAGTACATTTGTTTGAAAGAGCAGAAAGTGATGTTGGAGCAGGAAAAGGCTCGTTTGGAGCAAGAAAAATGCAGGGTTCAGACCCTTTTGCAGGGAATGCAAAGTGTAATGAACGCTTACAATGCAAGTGCGACCGCATCCGTGCCTGTGATCCCTCATGCTACTGCAACAAAATCGGTAGCAGTGGTTCCTCAATCAGATCCATGCGCCGGATCTCCTTCAG CTTTAGGCCCTCCTGTGTATGGGACACCAACTGTTATTCCAGTATCTGGTCCTTCTAATTCCAGAATGGAGCATGATAACTACTCTTCGCCAGTTACAAGTCAGCCaataacaagaaagaaaaggagctCGGAGGCTGTCACAGAAGCCCCAGCAGCAGAAAAGAAAACTCGTAGTAAATTAACTTCTAGGAAGTTGACAACCCAAG GAACAGAAAAGCTTCCAGAATCTGAGAATGTAATGAATAGTCAAGTAGCTGCTCAGCTAATTCCTGCAAATCAATCATCACCACCCAATAGCACATCCAATACTTCGACAATGCATGTATCTAGAGTTGCAAAGTGTTTGTTCAATCGGCCACATCTGTCCCCTCCAACCAATTCATCAGGTCCTAAGACACCCCCACAAGCAGTTTCCCCTCAGAGTGATAAATCAATGACTCCACTGGGTGTATCTTCTACTGCTAATGGCAGCCACAACAATACTCCTCAAGAGATCACTCCTACCAACTGCACTATAATTTCAACCGAGAGAGTTACTGTTAGTCCCTTAAAACAAATGACATGTTACACCATTGAGAGGAACCGTTGCATTTCTTCTTGTTCACCAGTTAGGACAAGCTTGAAGAGGCTTGGCAAGAGGGATCATGTAAAAGGCCGGCTGGATTTTGATGGTTCTGATGCAGCAGTGAATGTGGACAAACCAGTAACCAATGAGACTTCAACATCTGAGTCTGAAATAGATGCAGATATCTTTGACCTGGATTTGCCTAGTTTAGATGCTTTTGGAGCCAATTTCTCCTTCTCTGAACTGTTAGTGGATCTTGATCTTGAATGTGAAGGAATTGGCTATCCTTGCCAACCAACATTGGGTCCTTCTGCAGATGCTCTTTCAGG GTCATCTCATGAATCGGGGGATGGCAACCTGGGGGCCCCTCAAGTCATGTCAGAGTTTTCATCTACTATCACAAAAGTGTTTTCAGAGAAAGACATGAATGCACAAG GTCCCGACAGCGTGACTTCAGTGAAGTCTATAACAAAATGCGTAAAAATATTAAGCCCTGGTAATACTCCACATACTTCCACCGCCATCATTTTGAGATTTATTATATGGCTTTGCTCaggtttctctttttttttttttttgaaattgcaGCAAAAGGTCGAAGGAGTTCTTCAGAGCAACAAAATTGTTCTTCTAAGAACTGACTGGTTTTATCATCAAGATGACCCTTTGGCTGACATGTCCCAGTGCAGCACTCACTGGAAGCAAAGTTTAACAACACaatattgttttaattaa
- the LOC18597624 gene encoding uncharacterized protein LOC18597624 isoform X2 — translation MGKQGRSKAKPENLGKGKVTPVQVAFIVDRYLSDNNYPGTRSVFRNEASALISKSPVREAPKSLLSLGAMLDEYICLKEQKVMLEQEKARLEQEKCRVQTLLQGMQSVMNAYNASATASVPVIPHATATKSVAVVPQSDPCAGSPSALGPPVYGTPTVIPVSGPSNSRMEHDNYSSPVTSQPITRKKRSSEAVTEAPAAEKKTRSKLTSRKLTTQGTEKLPESENVMNSQVAAQLIPANQSSPPNSTSNTSTMHVSRVAKCLFNRPHLSPPTNSSGPKTPPQAVSPQSDKSMTPLGVSSTANGSHNNTPQEITPTNCTIISTERVTVSPLKQMTCYTIERNRCISSCSPVRTSLKRLGKRDHVKGRLDFDGSDAAVNVDKPVTNETSTSESEIDADIFDLDLPSLDAFGANFSFSELLVDLDLECEGIGYPCQPTLGPSADALSGSSHESGDGNLGAPQVMSEFSSTITKVFSEKDMNAQGPDSVTSVKSITKCVKILSPAKGRRSSSEQQNCSSKN, via the exons ATGGGGAAGCAAGGCAGATCCAAGGCGAAGCCCGAGAATCTCGGCAAAGGGAAAGTCACTCCAGTCCAAGTCGCATTCATCGTGGACCGTTACCTTTCCGATAATAACTACCCCGGAACCCGTTCCGTTTTCAGGAACGAAGCTTCTGCTCTCATCTCCAAGTCCCCCGTTCGAGAGGCGCCGAAGAGTTTGTTGAGTTTAGGGGCGATGCTAGACGAGTACATTTGTTTGAAAGAGCAGAAAGTGATGTTGGAGCAGGAAAAGGCTCGTTTGGAGCAAGAAAAATGCAGGGTTCAGACCCTTTTGCAGGGAATGCAAAGTGTAATGAACGCTTACAATGCAAGTGCGACCGCATCCGTGCCTGTGATCCCTCATGCTACTGCAACAAAATCGGTAGCAGTGGTTCCTCAATCAGATCCATGCGCCGGATCTCCTTCAG CTTTAGGCCCTCCTGTGTATGGGACACCAACTGTTATTCCAGTATCTGGTCCTTCTAATTCCAGAATGGAGCATGATAACTACTCTTCGCCAGTTACAAGTCAGCCaataacaagaaagaaaaggagctCGGAGGCTGTCACAGAAGCCCCAGCAGCAGAAAAGAAAACTCGTAGTAAATTAACTTCTAGGAAGTTGACAACCCAAG GAACAGAAAAGCTTCCAGAATCTGAGAATGTAATGAATAGTCAAGTAGCTGCTCAGCTAATTCCTGCAAATCAATCATCACCACCCAATAGCACATCCAATACTTCGACAATGCATGTATCTAGAGTTGCAAAGTGTTTGTTCAATCGGCCACATCTGTCCCCTCCAACCAATTCATCAGGTCCTAAGACACCCCCACAAGCAGTTTCCCCTCAGAGTGATAAATCAATGACTCCACTGGGTGTATCTTCTACTGCTAATGGCAGCCACAACAATACTCCTCAAGAGATCACTCCTACCAACTGCACTATAATTTCAACCGAGAGAGTTACTGTTAGTCCCTTAAAACAAATGACATGTTACACCATTGAGAGGAACCGTTGCATTTCTTCTTGTTCACCAGTTAGGACAAGCTTGAAGAGGCTTGGCAAGAGGGATCATGTAAAAGGCCGGCTGGATTTTGATGGTTCTGATGCAGCAGTGAATGTGGACAAACCAGTAACCAATGAGACTTCAACATCTGAGTCTGAAATAGATGCAGATATCTTTGACCTGGATTTGCCTAGTTTAGATGCTTTTGGAGCCAATTTCTCCTTCTCTGAACTGTTAGTGGATCTTGATCTTGAATGTGAAGGAATTGGCTATCCTTGCCAACCAACATTGGGTCCTTCTGCAGATGCTCTTTCAGG GTCATCTCATGAATCGGGGGATGGCAACCTGGGGGCCCCTCAAGTCATGTCAGAGTTTTCATCTACTATCACAAAAGTGTTTTCAGAGAAAGACATGAATGCACAAG GTCCCGACAGCGTGACTTCAGTGAAGTCTATAACAAAATGCGTAAAAATATTAAGCCCTG CAAAAGGTCGAAGGAGTTCTTCAGAGCAACAAAATTGTTCTTCTAAGAACTGA
- the LOC18597627 gene encoding fructose-1,6-bisphosphatase, chloroplastic, which yields MVAAAAATASSQLLLSSSRSLSRLSPIQLCVFDSKTLVSCPSNTIKRRHVAGGVRCMAVETASDAVTKKNGFEIQALTSWLLMQEQAGVIDAELTIVMSSISMACKQIASLVQRASISNLTGVQGAVNVQGEDQKKLDVVSNEVFSNCLRSSGRTGIIASEEEDVPVAVEESFSGNYIVVFDPLDGSSNIDAAVSTGSIFGIYSPNDECLADISDDSTLDTTEQRCVVNVCQPGSNLLAAGYCMYSSSIIFVLTLGNGVFAFTLDPMYGEFVLTQENIQIPKAGKIYAFNEGNYQLWDDKLKKYIDDLKDPGPSGKPYSARYIGSLVGDFHRTLLYGGIYGYPRDKKSKNGKLRLLYECAPMSFIVEQAGGKGSDGHQRILDIQPVEIHQRVPLYIGSTEEVEKLEKYLA from the exons ATGGTTGCAGCAGCTGCAGCAACAGCTTCATCTCAACTCCTGCTATCAAGCTCTCGTTCTTTGTCTCGTCTTTCTCCTATACAGCTATGCGTCTTTGATTCCAAAACCCTTGTGTCATGCCCCAGCAACACTATCAAGAGAAGGCATGTTGCTGGTGGGGTTAGGTGCATGGCCGTGGAGACAGCATCAGATGCAGTAACGAAGAAAAATGGGTTTGAAATTCAGGCACTAACCAGCTGGCTGTTGATGCAGGAACAAGCGGGTGTTATTGATGCAGAGCTCACTATTGTGATGTCCAGCATTTCAATGGCATGTAAGCAGATTGCTTCTTTGGTGCAAAGGGCTAGCATTTCCAACTTGACTGGTGTCCAGGGCGCTGTCAACGTGCAAGGAGAGGACCAGAAGAAGCTTGACGTCGTTTCAAATGAG GTATTCTCCAACTGCTTAAGATCAAGTGGAAGAACAGGGATTATAGCATCAGAGGAAGAGGATGTGCCAGTGGCAGTAGAAGAGAGTTTCTCTGGAAACTATATTGTGGTATTTGACCCACTTGATGGATCATCCAACATTGATGCTGCTGTTTCCACAGGTTCCATTTTTGGAATATACAGCCCCAACGATGAGTGCCTGGCTGATATCAGTGATGATTCCACC CTTGATACGACTGAACAAAGATGTGTTGTGAACGTGTGCCAACCAGGGAGTAATCTACTAGCTGCTGGCTACTGCATGTACTCAAGCTCTATAATCTTTGTGCTCACCTTAGGCAACGGGGTGTTTGCATTCACCTTGGATCCCATGTATGGTGAATTCGTGTTAACTCAAGAGAATATTCAGATCCCAAAAGCTGGAAAAATTTATGCATTCAATGAAGGCAATTACCAGCTGTGGGATGACAAGTTGAAGAAGTACATCGACGACCTCAAAGACCCTGGTCCTAGTGGCAAGCCTTATTCTGCTAGATACATCGGAAGCCTGGTTGGTGACTTCCACCGGACACTGCTCTATGGTGGAATCTATGGTTACCCCAGAGacaaaaagagcaaaaatggCAAGCTGAGGCTCTTGTATGAGTGTGCACCAATGAGTTTCATTGTGGAACAAGCTGGTGGGAAAGGATCTGATGGACATCAAAGAATCCTTGATATTCAACCTGTTGAG ATACACCAACGTGTACCACTTTATATTGGAAGCACAGAAGAGGTAGAGAAACTGGAGAAGTATTTGGCTTGA
- the LOC18597628 gene encoding uncharacterized protein LOC18597628, which yields MASFKFPVFLFISSLFLHASLAEIICEDLPKDVCAFSIASSGKRCLLETAAVKDGNVEYQCRTSEVVVERMAEYIESDECVRACGVDRNSIGISSDSLLEPQLTAKLCAPACYQKCPNIVDLYFNLAAGEGVFLPDLCHAQRTNPRRTMFELLSSGAAPGPVSSEPGSLVGEAPAPAPL from the exons ATGGCTTCTTTCAAATTCCCCgtctttctcttcatttcctctcttttcctCCATGCTTCTCTAG CTGAGATTATTTGCGAAGATTTGCCAAAGGATGTGTGTGCGTTTTCCATAGCATCGTCCGGGAAGAGATGCCTGTTGGAAACGGCGGCGGTGAAAGATGGGAACGTAGAGTACCAATGCAGGACGTCGGAGGTGGTCGTGGAGAGAATGGCTGAGTATATCGAGAGCGATGAGTGCGTGCGTGCTTGTGGGGTTGATAGAAACTCCATCGGCATTTCCTCCGATTCCCTTCTCGAGCCACAACTCACCGCCAAGCTCTGCGCTCCCGCTTGCTACCAAAAGTGCCCCAACATTGTTGACCTTTACTTCAATTTGGCAGCCGGTGAAG GAGTATTTTTGCCTGATCTTTGCCACGCTCAGCGCACCAACCCTCGGCGTACCATGTTCGAGCTTTTGAGCTCTGGCGCTGCTCCTGGCCCTGTTTCCAGTGAACCAGGATCATTGGTCGGTGAAGCCCCTGCCCCTGCTCCCCTGTGA
- the LOC108661869 gene encoding laccase-7-like, with amino-acid sequence MGRPVSLLVWAVALLFASTASAAVVEQTFYVQNLTVTRLCNRQVITAVNGSLPGPAIRVREGDTLIVHVLNKSPYDLTVHWHGVFQKLSCWADGPNMITQCPIRPGNKYTYKFRITGQEGTFWWHAHVSWLRATVYGALVVRPRSGRSYPFPKPHREVPILLGEWWNANVIDVEQQAVATGGAPNLSDAYTINGWPGDLYPCSQNHMYKLQVETGKTYLLRIVNAALNNQLFYKIAKHKLRVVAVDAAYTKPYVTDVVVIAPGQTVDVLLAADQRVGSFFMAATPYASADGVPFDDTTTRGVVTYDGTPSSATPVMPDLPAFNDTPTAHKFFSNLTGLKGGPNWVEVPRKVDHKMFVTIGLGLEACPANTTCVGPNGVRPSASMNNQSFALPTTVSILQALFSNVGGVYTTDFPAKPPIQFDYTNATSVGNNPGLFFAPKATKVTTLKFNSTVEMILQNTAILGVENHPMHIHGFNFHVLAQGFGNYNPATDRKKFNLVDPQMRNTIGVPVGGWAVIRFTANNPGVWVMHCHLDVHLGWGLATAFVVENGPTPATTLPPPPADLPKC; translated from the exons ATGGGTCGCCCTGTTTCCTTGCTGGTATGGGCTGTAGCTCTTTTATTTGCTTCAACAGCCTCAGCTGCAGTAGTGGAACAAACATTCTAT GTTCAAAACTTGACTGTTACTCGATTGTGCAATCGTCAGGTGATTACTGCAGTCAATGGCAGCCTCCCTGGCCCTGCAATCCGTGTCCGAGAGGGTGACACACTGATTGTTCATGTCCTCAATAAGTCACCTTACGACTTGACTGTTCACTG GCATGGAGTGTTTCAAAAACTGAGCTGCTGGGCAGATGGGCCTAACATGATCACCCAATGTCCCATACGCCCTGGAAACAAATACACATACAAGTTCAGAATCACCGGTCAAGAAGGAACATTCTGGTGGCATGCTCATGTCTCGTGGCTACGAGCCACTGTCTATGGCGCACTGGTTGTTCGTCCCAGGTCAGGCCGCTCGTATCCATTTCCCAAGCCACACAGGGAAGTTCCCATCTTGTTAG GTGAGTGGTGGAATGCTAATGTCATTGATGTTGAGCAGCAGGCAGTTGCTACTGGGGGTGCTCCTAACCTTTCCGATGCTTACACCATTAATGGATGGCCGGGCGATCTCTATCCATGCTCTCAAAACC ATATGTACAAGCTCCAGGTGGAGACAGGGAAGACCTATCTCTTACGCATCGTCAACGCGGCACTCAACAACCAGCTCTTCTACAAGATAGCCAAACACAAACTGAGAGTTGTCGCTGTCGATGCCGCCTACACCAAACCCTACGTCACGGACGTCGTCGTTATAGCCCCTGGCCAGACGGTGGACGTTTTGCTGGCCGCGGATCAGCGTGTTGGGTCATTTTTCATGGCAGCTACACCATATGCTAGCGCAGATGGTGTACCGTTTGATGATACCACCACGAGGGGAGTCGTCACGTATGATGGTACACCGTCGTCCGCAACGCCGGTAATGCCGGACCTTCCGGCGTTCAATGACACCCCCACGGCGCACAAGTTTTTCAGTAATTTAACAGGGTTGAAGGGTGGGCCTAACTGGGTCGAGGTCCCACGAAAGGTGGACCACAAAATGTTTGTGACGATCGGATTGGGGCTCGAAGCCTGTCCAGCAAACACGACATGTGTGGGTCCAAATGGAGTAAGGCCCTCTGCCAGTATGAACAACCAATCCTTCGCGCTACCCACGACCGTGTCTATACTGCAAGCCCTGTTTTCCAACGTGGGCGGGGTTTACACCACGGATTTCCCCGCCAAGCCCCCAATTCAATTTGACTACACCAACGCTACCAGCGTCGGCAACAACCCAGGGCTGTTCTTTGCTCCAAAGGCAACCAAGGTGACGACGCTGAAGTTCAACTCAACGGTGGAGATGATTTTGCAGAATACAGCTATCCTTGGAGTGGAGAATCATCCCATGCACATCCATGGCTTCAACTTTCACGTACTGGCGCAAGGATTCGGGAACTACAACCCTGCCACGGATAGGAAGAAGTTCAACCTCGTCGACCCACAAATGCGTAACACCATTGGCGTTCCGGTTGGAGGATGGGCTGTCATCAGATTCACAGCCAATAATCCAG GTGTCTGGGTCATGCACTGTCACTTGGACGTGCATTTGGGTTGGGGCCTGGCCACTGCTTTCGTGGTTGAAAACGGGCCAACTCCGGCGACAACTTTACCCCCACCTCCGGCGGACCTACCAAAATGCTAG